One Pseudomonas sp. FP1742 genomic window carries:
- a CDS encoding DUF3203 family protein: MTVRIENHTCFFITENGEEIRLCPDVTIITDEEKSMSAVDLDGQRFYITEAEADGLTVAGAVDGRRHLKATDSDSVI; this comes from the coding sequence ATGACCGTGCGCATCGAAAATCACACCTGCTTCTTCATCACCGAAAACGGCGAAGAAATTCGTCTTTGCCCCGATGTCACCATCATCACCGACGAGGAGAAATCCATGTCGGCAGTGGACCTCGACGGCCAGCGCTTCTACATCACCGAAGCAGAAGCCGACGGATTGACCGTAGCAGGCGCCGTGGACGGTCGCCGGCATTTGAAGGCCACGGACAGTGATTCGGTGATTTGA
- the ccoG gene encoding cytochrome c oxidase accessory protein CcoG has product MSDRIPVRTVEPASFIKSNEPSRPKMKAKSSDNLIHTRSFTGLFRTLRMSGAGFLFLLFFGTVWLNWGGRQAVLWDLSESKFHIFGATFWPQDFILLSALLIIAAFGLFAITVFAGRVWCGYTCPQSSWTWIFMWCEKITEGERNQRIKLQAAPWGLNKLLRRSAKHTLWLAISLLTGLTFVGYFTPIRPLAEELLTLQIGGVSLFWVLFFTGATYINAGWLREAVCMHMCPYARFQSVMFDKDTLTISYDVARGENRGPRKREVKPAEVGLGDCIDCQVCVQVCPTGIDIRDGLQMECIGCAACIDACDSIMDKMGYARGLISYTSEHQLQGGKTHLLRPRLIGYTAVLLVMIGALALALVERPMVSLDVSKDRGLFRENSEGQIENIYSLKVINKTQQRQDYRLTLVDGDGFQLQGKTELSLAPGEIVDVPVSVAMTMERPNSSSQAIAFKIVDSDEPGIYSVAKSRFVAPMNR; this is encoded by the coding sequence ATGAGCGATAGAATCCCCGTCCGAACCGTTGAACCTGCCTCATTTATAAAAAGCAATGAGCCTTCGCGTCCAAAGATGAAGGCCAAGTCCAGCGACAACCTGATCCACACACGCAGCTTCACCGGCCTGTTCCGCACCCTTCGCATGAGTGGCGCGGGGTTTCTGTTTCTGCTGTTCTTCGGCACGGTGTGGCTGAATTGGGGCGGCCGCCAGGCGGTGCTCTGGGACCTGTCCGAAAGCAAATTCCATATCTTCGGCGCGACCTTCTGGCCCCAGGATTTCATCCTGCTGTCGGCGCTGCTGATCATCGCCGCGTTCGGCCTGTTTGCGATCACCGTTTTTGCCGGCCGGGTCTGGTGCGGTTACACCTGCCCGCAGAGCTCCTGGACCTGGATCTTCATGTGGTGCGAGAAGATCACCGAAGGCGAGCGCAACCAGCGGATCAAGCTGCAAGCCGCGCCCTGGGGCCTGAACAAACTGCTCCGCCGCTCGGCCAAACATACCTTGTGGCTGGCGATCAGCCTGCTCACCGGCCTGACCTTTGTCGGCTACTTCACACCGATCCGGCCCCTGGCCGAAGAACTGCTGACCTTGCAAATCGGCGGTGTCAGCCTGTTCTGGGTGCTTTTTTTCACCGGTGCCACTTACATCAATGCCGGCTGGCTGCGTGAAGCCGTGTGCATGCACATGTGCCCGTATGCGCGGTTCCAGAGCGTGATGTTCGACAAGGACACCCTGACCATTTCCTACGACGTGGCCCGTGGCGAAAACCGTGGCCCGCGCAAGCGTGAGGTGAAACCCGCCGAGGTCGGACTGGGTGATTGCATCGACTGTCAGGTGTGTGTGCAGGTCTGCCCGACCGGCATCGACATCCGCGACGGCTTGCAGATGGAATGCATCGGTTGCGCCGCGTGCATCGACGCCTGCGATTCGATCATGGACAAAATGGGCTACGCCCGTGGGCTGATCAGCTACACCTCGGAGCATCAATTGCAGGGAGGCAAGACCCACCTGCTGCGCCCGCGCCTGATCGGTTACACCGCAGTGCTGCTGGTGATGATCGGCGCCCTCGCCCTGGCGCTGGTGGAGCGGCCGATGGTATCGCTGGACGTGAGCAAGGACCGTGGCCTGTTCCGCGAGAACAGTGAAGGCCAGATCGAAAACATCTACAGCCTGAAGGTCATCAACAAGACCCAGCAACGTCAGGATTACCGTCTGACGCTGGTCGATGGCGACGGCTTCCAGCTGCAAGGCAAGACCGAACTGAGCCTGGCCCCCGGCGAGATCGTCGATGTACCGGTATCGGTGGCGATGACCATGGAACGACCGAACAGCAGCTCACAGGCGATCGCTTTCAAGATTGTCGACAGCGATGAACCGGGCATCTATAGCGTGGCCAAGAGCCGGTTTGTTGCGCCGATGAACCGTTGA
- a CDS encoding alpha-1,4-glucan--maltose-1-phosphate maltosyltransferase: MTAEKPTELSYNPHIPLSQALLLPRIVIENTMPTLDGGQFAVKAVVDQDVVVTSKVFADGHDQLAVRIRWRAEGDDAWQSEVMDALGNNGWQGQFRVKKQGRYAFCIEAWIDQYASFCYELKKKHGACMSVSLELQEGRMHVQQAAERSEGLLSEQLAALHHELSGLLETEQVALFLHQRSADLMAQADHRPFLSLSPEYPVDVERELAQFASWYELFPRSITDDPARHGTFNDVHTRLAMIQDMGFDVLYFTPIHPIGRSYRKGPNNSLTAGPDDPGSPYAIGSDEGGHEAIHSELGSREDFRRLVAAAAEHGLEVALDFAIQCSQDHPWLKEHPGWFNWRPDGTIKYAENPPKKYQDIVNVDFYAVDAIPSLWVELRDIVVGWVEEGVKLFRVDNPHTKPLPFWQWLIADVRALYPEVIFLAEAFTTPAMMARLGKVGYSQSYTYFTWRNTKTELATYFTELNESPWRECYRPNFFVNTPDINPAFLHESGRAGFLIRAALATMGSGLWGMYSGFELCEAAPVPGKEEYLNSEKYEIRPRDFTAPGNIIAEIAQLNRIRRQNPALQTHLGLKIYNAWNDNILYFGKRSEDGSNFILVAVSLDPHNAQEANFELPLWEMGLPDDASTQGEDLMNGHRWTWHGKYQFMRIEPWHQPFGIWRITRS; this comes from the coding sequence ATGACTGCAGAGAAACCCACAGAACTGAGCTACAACCCGCATATACCCCTGTCCCAGGCATTGTTGCTGCCGCGGATCGTAATTGAAAACACCATGCCGACCCTCGATGGCGGGCAATTCGCCGTTAAAGCCGTGGTCGATCAGGACGTGGTGGTGACCAGCAAAGTGTTTGCCGACGGTCACGACCAACTGGCCGTGCGCATCCGCTGGCGTGCCGAAGGCGACGACGCCTGGCAGAGCGAGGTGATGGATGCGCTGGGCAATAACGGCTGGCAGGGCCAGTTCCGTGTCAAGAAGCAGGGCCGCTATGCGTTCTGTATCGAAGCCTGGATCGATCAGTACGCCAGTTTTTGTTATGAACTGAAAAAAAAGCACGGGGCCTGCATGTCGGTCAGCCTGGAATTGCAGGAAGGGCGCATGCACGTCCAGCAGGCAGCGGAACGCAGCGAAGGCCTCCTCAGCGAGCAGCTGGCGGCGTTGCACCACGAGCTGTCCGGTCTGCTCGAAACCGAGCAGGTTGCCTTGTTTCTGCACCAGCGCAGCGCGGACTTGATGGCCCAGGCCGACCATCGTCCCTTCCTCAGCCTGAGCCCTGAATACCCGGTGGACGTGGAACGAGAGCTGGCGCAGTTCGCCAGTTGGTATGAATTGTTTCCGCGCTCGATCACCGATGACCCGGCCCGCCACGGCACTTTCAATGACGTGCACACGCGGCTGGCGATGATCCAGGACATGGGCTTCGACGTGCTGTACTTCACGCCGATCCACCCGATAGGCCGCAGCTACCGCAAAGGCCCGAACAACTCATTGACCGCCGGCCCCGACGATCCGGGCAGCCCTTACGCCATTGGCAGCGACGAAGGCGGGCATGAGGCGATTCATTCGGAGTTGGGCTCCCGCGAGGACTTTCGCCGGCTTGTCGCCGCCGCCGCCGAGCATGGTTTGGAAGTCGCCCTCGACTTTGCGATTCAGTGCTCCCAGGATCATCCGTGGCTCAAAGAGCATCCGGGCTGGTTCAACTGGCGCCCGGACGGCACGATCAAATACGCCGAGAACCCACCGAAGAAATATCAGGACATCGTCAACGTCGACTTCTATGCCGTGGATGCGATTCCCAGCCTGTGGGTTGAATTGCGGGACATCGTGGTGGGCTGGGTCGAAGAGGGCGTGAAGCTGTTTCGTGTCGATAACCCGCACACCAAACCGCTGCCGTTCTGGCAGTGGCTGATCGCCGATGTGCGGGCGCTGTACCCCGAGGTGATTTTTCTGGCGGAAGCCTTTACCACGCCGGCGATGATGGCGCGCCTGGGCAAGGTCGGTTACTCCCAGAGCTATACCTATTTCACCTGGCGCAACACCAAGACCGAGCTGGCGACTTATTTCACCGAACTCAACGAATCGCCGTGGCGTGAATGCTACCGGCCGAATTTTTTCGTCAATACGCCGGACATCAACCCGGCGTTCCTGCATGAATCCGGGCGCGCGGGTTTTCTGATCCGGGCCGCGCTGGCGACCATGGGCTCTGGCCTGTGGGGCATGTATTCGGGTTTTGAACTGTGTGAAGCGGCACCGGTGCCGGGCAAGGAGGAGTACCTCAATTCCGAGAAGTACGAGATCCGCCCACGGGACTTCACCGCGCCGGGCAACATCATTGCCGAAATCGCCCAGCTCAACCGCATCCGCCGACAGAACCCGGCGCTGCAGACCCATCTGGGCCTGAAGATCTACAACGCCTGGAACGACAACATCCTGTATTTCGGCAAGCGCAGTGAGGATGGCAGCAATTTCATTCTGGTGGCCGTCAGCCTCGATCCGCATAACGCCCAGGAAGCGAATTTTGAATTGCCGCTGTGGGAAATGGGCTTGCCCGACGATGCCAGCACCCAGGGCGAAGACTTGATGAACGGCCACCGCTGGACCTGGCACGGCAAGTACCAGTTCATGCGGATAGAACCGTGGCATCAGCCGTTCGGGATTTGGCGGATCACTCGTTCCTGA
- the glgB gene encoding 1,4-alpha-glucan branching protein GlgB encodes MSISNKEQGHVKEALLPRARDIDALVRAEHQDPFAILGPHGDGAGGQFIRAYLPDALSVQVVDKASGEELGSLETTQTPGLFVGHFEQARPYLLRTRWAGGEQLAEDPYSFGPLLGEMDLYLFAEGNHRDLSSCLGAQLKTVDGVDGVRFAVWAPNARRVSVVGDFNVWDGRRHPMRLRHPSGVWELFIPRLQAGEAYKYEILGAHGILPLKADPMALATALPPDTASKVASPLKVDWQDQDWMQSRSERQRTSAPLSIYELHAGSWQCELDDLGEVARQYTWPELAERLIPYVKELGFTHIELMPIMEHPFGGSWGYQLLSQFAPSARYGSPDDFAAFINACHQAEIGVILDWVPAHFPTDTHGLAQFDGTALYEYGNPMEGFHQDWDTLIYNLGRTEVHGYMLASALHWLKHFHVDGLRVDAVASMLYRDYSRKAGEWVPNRHGGRENLEAIDFLRHLNDVVALEAPGALVIAEESTAWPGVSQSTQQGGLGFAYKWNMGWMHDSLHYIQQDPVYRAHHHNELSFGLVYAWSERFILPISHDEVVHGKHSLIDKMPGDRWQKFANLRAYLSFMWTHPGKKLLFMGCEFGQWREWNHDQQLDWYLLQYPEHQGVRKLVGDLNRLYREEPALHDQDDVPQGFQWLIGDDAINSVYAWLRWSKEGRPVLVVANFTPVPRQSYRIGVPFAGRWVELINSDADTYAGSNYGNGGGVFTEEEPSHGQALSLVLNLPPLAVLILRPEG; translated from the coding sequence ATGAGTATCTCGAACAAGGAACAGGGGCACGTTAAAGAGGCGCTGCTGCCCAGGGCGCGGGATATCGACGCGTTGGTACGCGCCGAACATCAGGATCCCTTTGCAATTCTCGGCCCGCACGGCGATGGCGCCGGCGGGCAATTCATTCGGGCCTATCTGCCGGACGCCTTGAGCGTGCAGGTGGTAGACAAGGCGTCCGGGGAAGAACTCGGCAGCCTTGAGACGACCCAGACTCCGGGACTGTTCGTCGGGCACTTCGAGCAGGCCCGGCCTTATTTATTGCGAACCCGTTGGGCCGGCGGTGAACAACTCGCCGAGGACCCTTACAGCTTTGGTCCGTTACTTGGCGAGATGGATTTGTACCTGTTCGCCGAGGGCAATCACCGGGATCTGAGCAGTTGCCTCGGCGCGCAACTGAAGACAGTCGATGGTGTGGATGGCGTGCGTTTCGCCGTGTGGGCGCCGAATGCCAGAAGGGTCTCGGTGGTCGGTGATTTCAACGTCTGGGACGGACGGCGGCATCCGATGCGCCTGCGGCACCCTTCAGGGGTCTGGGAGTTGTTCATCCCGCGCCTGCAAGCGGGGGAGGCCTACAAATACGAAATCCTCGGCGCCCACGGCATTCTGCCGCTCAAGGCCGACCCGATGGCCCTGGCCACCGCGCTGCCGCCGGACACCGCATCAAAAGTCGCCTCGCCGCTGAAAGTCGACTGGCAGGACCAGGACTGGATGCAGTCCCGCAGCGAGCGTCAGCGAACCAGCGCACCGCTGTCGATCTACGAGTTGCACGCCGGTTCCTGGCAATGCGAGCTGGATGACCTGGGCGAAGTCGCCCGTCAGTACACCTGGCCCGAACTGGCCGAGCGGCTGATTCCTTATGTGAAGGAGCTGGGTTTTACCCATATCGAACTGATGCCGATCATGGAGCATCCGTTCGGTGGTTCGTGGGGTTATCAACTGCTGTCGCAATTCGCCCCGAGCGCCCGTTACGGCTCGCCGGATGACTTCGCTGCTTTCATCAACGCCTGCCACCAGGCCGAAATCGGCGTGATCCTCGATTGGGTGCCGGCGCATTTCCCCACCGACACCCATGGCCTGGCGCAATTCGACGGCACGGCATTGTACGAATACGGCAACCCGATGGAGGGTTTTCACCAGGACTGGGACACGCTGATCTACAACCTGGGCCGCACCGAGGTGCACGGCTACATGTTGGCGTCGGCGCTGCACTGGCTCAAGCATTTCCACGTCGATGGCCTGCGGGTCGATGCGGTGGCGTCGATGCTGTATCGCGATTACTCGCGCAAGGCCGGCGAGTGGGTGCCCAACCGTCACGGCGGTCGGGAAAACCTGGAAGCCATCGATTTTCTGCGCCATCTCAATGACGTAGTGGCGCTGGAAGCACCGGGTGCACTGGTGATTGCCGAAGAATCCACGGCGTGGCCGGGTGTCAGCCAGAGCACGCAACAGGGCGGGCTGGGTTTTGCCTATAAGTGGAACATGGGCTGGATGCACGATTCGCTGCATTACATTCAGCAGGATCCGGTGTACCGCGCCCATCATCACAACGAACTGAGTTTCGGCCTGGTATATGCCTGGTCCGAGCGTTTCATCCTGCCGATCTCCCACGATGAAGTGGTGCACGGCAAGCATTCGCTGATCGACAAGATGCCTGGCGATCGCTGGCAGAAATTCGCCAACCTGCGGGCTTACCTGAGCTTCATGTGGACCCATCCCGGCAAGAAGCTGTTGTTCATGGGCTGCGAATTCGGCCAGTGGCGCGAATGGAATCACGATCAGCAACTGGACTGGTATCTGCTGCAATACCCGGAACACCAAGGGGTGCGCAAGCTGGTCGGCGACTTGAATCGGTTGTATCGCGAAGAGCCGGCGCTGCACGATCAGGACGATGTCCCGCAAGGCTTCCAGTGGTTGATCGGCGACGACGCGATCAACAGCGTCTATGCCTGGCTGCGCTGGAGCAAGGAGGGCAGGCCGGTGTTGGTGGTGGCCAACTTCACCCCGGTGCCGCGTCAGTCCTACCGTATCGGCGTGCCGTTTGCCGGGCGCTGGGTCGAGTTGATCAACAGCGATGCCGACACCTATGCCGGGTCCAATTACGGTAACGGTGGCGGGGTGTTCACCGAGGAAGAACCGAGCCATGGGCAGGCACTTTCACTGGTGTTGAATTTGCCGCCGTTGGCGGTGTTGATTCTGCGGCCGGAGGGTTAG
- the mapR gene encoding GntR family transcriptional regulator MpaR (MapR regulates genes involved in Pseudomonas quinolone signal (PQS) production and anthranilate metabolism) codes for MKRYEKFADDIAELIRSGVLGPGHRVPSVRYASQTYGVSPSTVFQAYYLLERRGLIRARPRSGYFVNTHAPSPFSEPVISSQVNESTEVDVSELVFSVLDSIKDPTTVPFGSAFPSPTLFPLQRLSRSLASAAREMDPRMVVTDMSPGNPQLRRQIALRYMVGGLMLPMEELLITNGALEALNLCLQAVTEPGDLVAIEAPAFYASLQVLERLKLKAVEIPVHPRDGIDLGVLAQTLERHPIKACWCMTSFQNPMGATMPEAKKQELVELLRSHQVPLIEDDVYAELYYGQQAPKPAKAFDTEGLVMHCGSFAKSLAPGYRIGWVAAGRYAQKIERLKLMTSLCASMPAQAAIADYLQHGGYDRHLRKLRYALEEQQSAMLAAIARYFPAQTRVSQPAGGYFLWLELPPQMDSLKLFQMALAQGISIAPGPIFSPTQRFRNCIRLNYGSPWTEDSEKAMETLGRIVRSF; via the coding sequence ATGAAACGCTACGAAAAATTCGCCGACGACATCGCTGAACTGATCCGCTCCGGCGTCCTGGGCCCCGGTCATCGGGTGCCGTCGGTGCGCTACGCCAGCCAGACTTACGGCGTCAGTCCGTCCACGGTGTTCCAGGCCTATTACCTGCTCGAACGCCGCGGTCTGATCCGCGCCCGGCCGCGTTCCGGCTACTTCGTCAATACGCATGCGCCAAGCCCGTTCTCGGAGCCGGTGATCAGCAGCCAGGTCAACGAGTCCACCGAAGTCGATGTCAGCGAACTGGTGTTCTCGGTGCTGGACTCGATCAAGGACCCGACCACCGTGCCCTTCGGCTCGGCCTTCCCCAGCCCCACGCTGTTCCCGCTGCAGCGCTTGTCCCGCTCGCTGGCCAGTGCCGCCCGGGAGATGGACCCGCGCATGGTGGTCACCGACATGTCGCCGGGCAACCCGCAACTGCGTCGACAAATCGCCCTGCGCTACATGGTTGGCGGGCTGATGCTGCCGATGGAAGAACTGCTGATCACCAACGGCGCGCTGGAAGCGCTGAACCTGTGCCTGCAAGCCGTCACCGAACCTGGCGACCTGGTGGCCATCGAAGCCCCGGCGTTTTACGCCAGCCTGCAAGTGCTGGAACGGCTGAAGCTCAAAGCCGTGGAAATCCCCGTCCACCCGCGAGACGGTATCGACCTCGGCGTGCTCGCCCAAACCCTGGAACGGCACCCGATCAAGGCCTGCTGGTGCATGACCAGTTTCCAGAACCCCATGGGCGCGACCATGCCCGAGGCGAAGAAGCAGGAGTTGGTGGAGCTGTTGCGCAGCCATCAGGTGCCGCTGATCGAAGACGACGTCTACGCCGAGCTCTATTACGGCCAACAGGCGCCGAAACCGGCCAAGGCCTTCGACACCGAAGGGTTGGTGATGCACTGCGGTTCGTTCGCCAAGAGCCTGGCCCCCGGCTACCGCATCGGCTGGGTCGCCGCCGGGCGCTATGCGCAGAAAATCGAACGGCTGAAACTCATGACCTCGTTGTGCGCCTCGATGCCTGCCCAGGCGGCGATCGCCGATTATCTGCAACACGGCGGCTACGACCGGCACCTGCGCAAACTGCGCTACGCCCTGGAAGAACAGCAAAGTGCCATGCTCGCCGCCATCGCCCGCTACTTCCCGGCCCAGACCCGCGTCAGTCAACCGGCCGGCGGTTACTTCCTGTGGCTGGAACTGCCGCCGCAGATGGATTCATTGAAATTGTTCCAGATGGCATTGGCGCAAGGGATCAGCATCGCCCCGGGGCCGATTTTTTCACCGACCCAGCGGTTCAGAAATTGTATTCGGTTGAATTACGGCAGCCCGTGGACCGAGGATTCGGAGAAGGCGATGGAGACGTTGGGGCGGATTGTGCGGTCGTTCTGA
- the treS gene encoding maltose alpha-D-glucosyltransferase, producing the protein MAKKPRSATFIKDPLWYKDAVIYQVHVKSFFDSNNDGIGDFPGLIAKLDYIADLGVNTIWLLPFYPSPRRDDGYDIAEYRGVHPDYGTLADAKRFISEAHKRGLRVITELVINHTSDQHAWFQRARKAKPGSAARDFYVWSDNDQKYDGTRIIFLDTEKSNWTWDPVAGQYFWHRFYSHQPDLNFDNPQVMKAVLSVMRYWLDMGIDGLRLDAIPYLIERDGTNNENLPETHDVLKQIRAEIDANYPDRMLLAEANQWPEDTQLYFGNTDASGQNGDECHMAFHFPLMPRMYMALAQEDRFPITDILRQTPEIPANCQWAIFLRNHDELTLEMVTDRERDYLWNYYAADRRARINLGIRRRLAPLMERDRRRVELLNSLLLSMPGTPTLYYGDEIGMGDNIYLGDRDGVRTPMQWSIDRNGGFSRADPASLVLPPIMDPQYGYLSVNVETQAGDPHSLLNWNRRMLAVRKQSKAFGRGTLKMLSPSNRRILAYTREFTGADGKHEIILCVANVSRSAQAAELDLSAYVGMVPVEMLGGNAFPPIGQLNFLLTLAPYGFYWFGLAAENQMPSWHVEPAQSLPDFTTLVLKNRMEELLEAPSRATLEQAILPSWLQNRRWYAGKDGTIDSVNLAYGVRFGDPQHPVLLSEIDVTSAGQTSRYQLPFGFISEEQVGAALPQQLALARVRRGRQVGLITDAFSLDSFVHAVLQGMQASTVLPSDGGEIRFEPTDELTKLGLSAESQVRYLSAEQSNSSVVIGASLVLKLIRKVASGVHPELEMSAYLTHAGFKNISPLLGAVIRRDAAGEDTLLMIAQGYLSNQGDAWEWTQNNLERALRDELADAVSEQEQHYNALGELKDFAGMLGQRLGEMHQVLATPSANPDFAPQIMSQKDALASAKDVAAQLEHALKLLKQHQTELSATDQTLVSRLLDNKKAILGHIQELGKKAAGGLRIRVHGDLHLGQVLVIKGDAYLIDFEGEPARPLHERRGKHSPYKDVSGVLRSFDYAAAMAINVHNVDNTADARAARQRVAERYLREARQSFVDAYRLAAASLAHAWQDPEGEDAALALFGLEKAAYEVAYEAENRPTWLPVPLQGLYGLLSGLKPFSDLGGE; encoded by the coding sequence ATGGCGAAGAAACCCAGGTCAGCCACCTTTATCAAGGATCCGCTCTGGTACAAGGATGCAGTGATCTATCAGGTTCACGTTAAGTCTTTTTTCGACTCCAACAATGACGGGATCGGCGACTTTCCCGGCCTTATCGCCAAACTCGATTACATTGCCGATCTGGGTGTCAACACCATCTGGCTGTTGCCGTTCTATCCTTCGCCGCGACGCGACGATGGCTACGACATCGCCGAGTACCGTGGCGTGCACCCCGACTACGGCACCCTGGCCGATGCCAAACGCTTCATTTCCGAAGCCCATAAACGCGGTCTGCGGGTGATCACCGAACTGGTCATCAACCACACCTCGGACCAGCACGCCTGGTTCCAGCGTGCGCGCAAGGCCAAACCCGGCTCGGCGGCCCGGGACTTCTATGTCTGGTCCGATAACGATCAGAAATACGACGGCACCCGCATCATCTTTCTCGACACCGAAAAGTCCAACTGGACTTGGGACCCGGTAGCCGGTCAGTACTTCTGGCACCGCTTCTATTCCCACCAGCCGGACCTGAATTTCGACAACCCGCAAGTCATGAAAGCCGTGCTGTCGGTGATGCGCTACTGGCTCGACATGGGCATCGACGGCTTGCGGCTGGACGCGATCCCGTACCTGATCGAGCGCGACGGTACCAACAACGAAAACCTCCCCGAGACCCACGACGTCCTCAAGCAGATTCGTGCCGAGATCGACGCCAATTACCCCGATCGCATGCTGCTGGCCGAGGCCAATCAGTGGCCGGAAGACACACAGCTGTACTTCGGCAATACCGACGCCAGCGGCCAGAACGGCGACGAATGCCACATGGCGTTTCACTTCCCGTTGATGCCGCGCATGTACATGGCGCTGGCCCAGGAAGATCGTTTCCCGATTACCGACATTCTGCGCCAGACCCCGGAAATTCCCGCCAACTGCCAGTGGGCGATTTTTCTGCGCAACCACGATGAACTGACCCTGGAAATGGTCACCGACAGGGAGCGCGATTACCTGTGGAATTACTACGCGGCCGACCGTCGGGCGCGGATCAACCTGGGGATTCGCCGGCGTCTGGCGCCATTGATGGAGCGCGACCGTCGTCGTGTGGAACTGCTGAACAGTCTGTTGCTGTCGATGCCCGGCACGCCGACCCTGTATTACGGCGATGAAATCGGCATGGGCGACAACATCTACCTCGGCGATCGCGACGGTGTGCGCACGCCGATGCAGTGGTCGATCGACCGCAACGGCGGTTTCTCCCGCGCCGACCCGGCCAGCCTGGTGTTGCCGCCGATCATGGACCCGCAATACGGCTACTTGTCGGTCAACGTCGAAACCCAGGCCGGCGACCCTCATTCCTTGTTGAACTGGAACCGGCGCATGCTCGCGGTGCGCAAGCAGTCCAAGGCTTTCGGTCGCGGGACGCTGAAGATGCTCTCGCCGAGCAATCGCCGGATCCTGGCTTACACCCGTGAATTCACCGGCGCGGACGGCAAGCACGAGATCATTCTGTGCGTGGCCAACGTGTCCCGCAGCGCGCAAGCGGCGGAGCTGGATCTGTCGGCTTACGTGGGCATGGTTCCGGTGGAGATGCTCGGCGGCAACGCGTTCCCGCCCATTGGCCAGTTGAATTTCCTGCTGACGCTGGCCCCTTACGGTTTCTACTGGTTCGGCCTGGCGGCGGAAAATCAGATGCCGAGTTGGCATGTGGAGCCGGCGCAAAGCCTGCCGGACTTCACCACCCTGGTGCTGAAGAATCGCATGGAAGAGCTGCTTGAAGCACCGTCCCGCGCCACGCTGGAGCAGGCCATTCTGCCGAGCTGGCTGCAGAATCGTCGCTGGTATGCCGGTAAGGACGGCACCATCGACAGCGTCAACCTCGCCTACGGCGTGCGCTTCGGCGACCCACAGCATCCGGTGCTGTTGAGTGAAATCGACGTCACCAGCGCTGGCCAGACCAGCCGCTATCAGTTGCCATTCGGCTTTATTTCCGAGGAGCAGGTTGGCGCGGCCTTGCCCCAGCAATTGGCGCTGGCCAGGGTTCGGCGCGGTCGGCAGGTCGGCCTGATCACCGACGCCTTCAGCCTCGACAGCTTTGTTCATGCAGTGTTGCAGGGCATGCAGGCCAGTACGGTGTTGCCCTCGGACGGCGGCGAGATCCGTTTCGAGCCTACTGATGAATTGACCAAATTGGGGCTGAGCGCCGAGTCGCAGGTGCGTTACCTGTCCGCCGAGCAATCCAACAGTTCGGTGGTGATCGGCGCCAGCCTGGTGTTGAAGCTGATCCGCAAGGTCGCGTCTGGGGTGCATCCGGAACTGGAAATGAGCGCGTACCTGACCCACGCCGGTTTCAAAAATATTTCGCCGCTGTTGGGGGCGGTGATTCGTCGCGATGCGGCGGGCGAGGACACGCTGTTGATGATCGCCCAAGGCTATCTGAGCAATCAGGGCGATGCGTGGGAATGGACCCAGAACAACCTCGAACGGGCGCTTCGTGACGAGCTCGCCGATGCCGTGTCCGAGCAGGAACAGCACTACAACGCCCTCGGCGAGCTGAAGGATTTTGCCGGCATGCTCGGCCAGCGCCTGGGGGAGATGCATCAGGTACTGGCGACCCCGAGCGCCAACCCGGACTTCGCCCCACAAATCATGAGCCAGAAAGATGCCCTGGCTTCGGCCAAGGACGTGGCGGCGCAGCTGGAGCATGCCTTGAAGTTGCTCAAGCAGCATCAAACCGAACTGAGCGCGACGGACCAGACGTTGGTCAGCCGCTTGCTGGACAACAAGAAAGCGATCCTCGGACATATCCAGGAGTTGGGCAAAAAGGCCGCTGGCGGCTTGCGTATCCGCGTCCATGGCGACTTGCACCTGGGGCAAGTGCTGGTGATCAAGGGCGATGCTTATCTGATCGATTTTGAGGGTGAACCCGCGCGGCCGCTGCATGAGCGCCGAGGCAAACACAGCCCCTATAAAGACGTCAGCGGCGTGTTGCGTTCCTTCGATTACGCCGCGGCGATGGCGATCAACGTGCACAACGTCGATAACACGGCGGATGCTCGGGCGGCGCGTCAAAGGGTCGCCGAGCGTTATTTAAGAGAGGCGCGACAATCATTTGTCGACGCTTATCGGCTGGCGGCAGCTAGTCTTGCTCATGCATGGCAAGATCCTGAAGGCGAGGATGCTGCGCTGGCGTTGTTCGGTCTGGAGAAGGCGGCTTACGAAGTGGCCTATGAGGCTGAAAACCGCCCCACTTGGCTACCGGTGCCGTTGCAAGGTTTATACGGATTATTGAGTGGGCTTAAACCCTTTTCCGATCTTGGTGGAGAGTAG